The Plectropomus leopardus isolate mb chromosome 14, YSFRI_Pleo_2.0, whole genome shotgun sequence DNA window CAGCAGGACAAAAAACCAAAGGTGAGTGCACCAAATCTCAATAATTCATAAAATATACAGAATCCCACCGACACCATGCTGAATATTTGACTTACAGGAAGTGGAACGTCCTCAACAGCTCGTGCACAACCTTGAGACCTGTGCgcgtgtggttgtgtgtgttgcCATGATACTGTTGCTGGGATGGTTgccatgttttcatttaatatgCACAGTAATGTTTTGGTGGAAGAAGGATATTTCACTTCAATAATAGtatcatcatgtaaacatacaagTAATTCCTCCAATGTAAAAGCCCTGTATTTGATGTACTATCTTGGTAGAAGTACAGAAGATTTATGGAGTACTAGTACCCATGATGCAGCATAATGTTCCCTTAATATCTTACTCAatatattattagatttttaaacCCCACTTTCATATCACACGCTCATATTGCTCTAATATTATTTACTACTTATGAGTTAATTCTTTAACAAACAAGTTCTCAtcataattatcaaatattattttattttgagaacttaaaaccttttaaaagccaggtttttgtcaggGTGCCAGTAtagttttagatgaaaaaaaaaaccccaataaattattttcaatacactacATGCACAGttgataatttatttattttttaaatttttttggtcCACAtcaaaaatctgtccacaggCCATAGTTGCCCCCCTTTCTGTGGGTCtcaggacagagggatgtcgtatgctgtaatgCCCACTGATTcaaatttgtgataatgggctttagaaatcaaattaaaatgaattgaaCTAATTACTGTAACAGGGATTCAGTTATGCACTATACACAAAGTATTTTTCTACCACAGTACTTCAGAAAAAGTGCAGTTTCTGGtgtaaagcataaaaaaatcaaaataaatgttacatgcCTGCAGTGATAACATCTCAactgtatgttttcttcagaaaaGTGTCGACAGATTGAACCTGttatcaaaaatgtgtttttgtaacaaGCATTGCCTAACCcataactttattttgatattaaattcatgtttttcGTCTAACTGTGTTATCTACAGTGACTGACTGAAACCAGTGTTACCAGTACACTTGTTTCTACCTGTTTTTTGGTGTCTGAGTCCTGCATCGTCTTCTCGTCCTCGCTGAGCGTCCCATCGTGCAGTCTGGTGTGAAATGATAAGCAGGTtcctgtttgctgtttgtttattttaaccaCGTGACCGCCGCCTCTTTCTGAGTGTGTAAACATTTATCGTTCACTCAAATTAAATTCTTCACGTTGCCCCGCCCTTCAGACTTAACCTTTAACGTGTAAAAATGAGTATACATGAGTGACATGTAGTATAGAAAAATGTAAGTATTAAAGTATAGTTTGCAGTGTTGTTACATAAATGTAGGAATCAGTAGGAGGGCGTGTTGTTCAGCTCAGCCTTCTCCTGTGGAGAAAGAGGGAGCAGCTGAAACGGACACAagtcagcaaaataaaataataaaataaaaaatgaagaattaaaaaaaatataaatattactcAAATTTCCTATGAGTAACTACAAAAGgacaatcatttaaaaaaagataaaattaaataaaaccattaatgttaatttttagtAGAACTGACTTcaacttttttctgctttagtcttttttttttaacacacctGAATCTCTGACAGAACAGCTGGAGGCACAGTTGCAttatgggtaatgtaggcaccaGGTTGTGACAAGGTAAAGATGATATCTGGTTCTGCTGCATCgatttttgatgttgttttttttaattgtccatTGAGGTTCTGCATCACAGGAGTTTAATCCTAAATCTGTGGagtactttttttaagttgcaggtTGTTTTTCATCACTCAGGGAGGTGATGATCATATAGGATGACGGGGCCTTAAAATTTTGGCTATATGAGTTGCTCTGAGTATAAATGACGTGTATTCATTGATTTCTACGCAGAGATCTCCCCTCAGACCTGCGGCCAGCTCCACGCACGACTGGATCGGGCCTCCGAACCCTCTCTCCAACCTGCGGCCAATCGTTTACCGCGTCCCCGAGAACGAATCGGAGCTGGAGAAACGTCTGAGACACCTGAGGCAGGAGACGGAGGACTGGAACCACGACTTCTGGACCAAACAGAACATCAGCTTCAGCAAggtgggatttttaaaaaaaaatttagccCTTAAACAGTCACACGaagaaatatctttaaaaaataaaaatacaacaacatgGACCatagaatatgttaacaaaattcataaattatttttttaaaaaccattttcTTAGTATAATGcatgtaaaaagtgcaaaagtcagTGTAATGTAATAGAAATccgaaaataaaagtaacttcatacaataaacatgtttaaataaataaaaaatagatacaaataaaaatgtctataaatctttataaaatatatgtttaaaagtaACTTCATCAAATGAGCCAACAACATAACATACAAGACAAAAATCACGCACCACACAtgttgaaaatgagaaaaatgaaatcTTTATGGACAAACTTTATGACGTTTCTCTTTAAATCCAcactataaaataatattaaatactttttatttaaaacatcaataaaaataaaaagcaaaaaatcctCATGTTTGAGAAACTGGAACCAGTGAATGTTAATGATGTAAACAATTATTATCAAACTGTTGTTGACTATTAATCACTTgtttaattgtcattttaattcagcagttatcatttttaaaaaagctctaAATTTACGGTGTACATGTGttggcaggaggaggagaggcctCTTAATCAGCAAACATAAAGTCAGCTCCCATATATGGAATATTATCACATTATTGTCCgtcatcattattattgattatcagATGTTAGTGTCCTCTGCCTGTTTTATTCCGCCTGCAGGGTTTTATTTTGACCAGCAGAGCGCAGcatcacacaaaaaacaaaactgcagtttgCTGTCAATATAAAACAGTATTATATTAGCAGCATTAGATTCATTGATCCTgatttttgatgcaaagaagttATTATTAATCCTTCGAAATCTGAGTAATTTGGGTTgatgtctgtcaaaaacacaggaagaaggcaatgagaaatggaagaagaaattacccaaaaataggcaagaaattagtaaaaagaacaagaaaattgcttgaaaattatataaaattatataatatattatgtattttatttaaaaaaaacattgaagaaaaacatgtaaatgacttggaaaaaatcatttaaaattataataattctctaacacaatttaaaatatgtaattatgataattagtttggccctagctttttttaaatcaggagTTAAATACCCTGAGTGTGATAACAGCAACTAAcagcaaatatattttaaatacattctttttttttccatccagcTGTTATTAAAGGAAATTAATGTTTATACTTTGTGTAATAGGCGTTCTGTCTCCGCTGACTGATGAGCAACAGAATAAACGGCTGTATTTATGTCTTGCTGCTGCAATAAATTAGATTTTCAGTAAATGAAGATCCATTCAGCACTGGACTAATGCagctgtttaaatatttaaacttgaAAGGGCTCGTTTCAGATAATTTTAGTGATTTACAGCCACTGACAGAAGCTATTTGCAATTTAGGTTTTATGTTTCCATTAGATGAATCATTTTGTCTAATTTATGTCGTCATGTTTGAATTGTTATTAtaggttgcttttttttgttcgtCTGCATAATACAatctaaagaaagaaaactgtaaaaCCGTATTTTGTGCTCTCTGCAGGAGAAAGAGGCTTTCATCATTTCACAGCTGAAGGCAAAAGGCTTGACTGTGCGTGACGAGCAAGGTGAGGACGTAAAAACACTCTGCTGTGaacacatttattaaaaaaagaagattaaatGTTTGAATATAGATTTAGATCGTAAATTTATTCACCATCCATGAGCCAGTCCTGTCTGTTGTTAGAGATGAGGGGGCGTAAAGCTGTTCAGGCGACGTCAGTTCCTCCTCCTGTGTGGAGTCAATCAGGAGGATTTTTCAACGTCGCAGAGAAATTCGGGTCTTTTTCACCCAGAAAGCTTCAGGCTGCGGGCCGACTATCAAACAGCTGCCTGGTTTTGCGAGACCCTACAAACAaactctcctctgtctcctttccGTTGTCTTTATCTCCTTCCTTCTGTCCTTTCTTGCTTCTccccttctttcttttctcaccTTTTTACGTTTCCTCTCCtacttctcttttctcctccttccttgccctcccttcctcctcacctccctccctgtatttttctgtctcgTTTCTCTACATCTCCTCCCCTGCTCCTCTTTTATCCCCCAACTCCTTTTGCCAGTGTAACGCCtggtgatttaaccctttgaaacctggatcgacatcagttttgttgtgctgcattcagacctttgaaacccaagcaaataggttctctttattttgaaaatacggGAAAGTGCCGTCTCGTCGTGTTCTGCCCTgaaataacaaatgaacaaacaaaagacagaaataatcaTAAACTCAGCGCCTCTGTTGTTTCTCATCATTGACCTGCTGACCAGCCTGCACCGTGAGACCTGACGGGGGGCTGCGGACTGAAAGACAAAGTCGGGGATGAGTTACTGATGCTGACTGatctgctccgctctcattgaGTCCACCGGTGTCTTTGCCGGTGTCCACGCCACCGGTCCACGCCGCTCTCTTTCTACAActgtgtctctgccggtgtccgCTCCCCCGCTCTCATTTTTGgccggtgtctccaaatgtctgctccgctctcattttCCGCTGTAGTCCCAGCCGATGTCCCCACTGGTGACCCCGCTGGTGTCCCCACTGATGTCCACTCCGCTGTCATTTTCATTGTCCAGCTTTTTTatctgaaatattgttttttgatgaaaacGCACAAATTAcattcatctgtactcaccacatctcagctttcataccctcaggtaatgaaaaacaaacaaaaagaaatgacttgttatcggtatcttatcgTCCAccagaagctggaaattatcggtgTATCGGTTACAGTTGAAGTAATCATTATCGggcagcactttttattttatttaattctctttatttgtttatttattttatttttcgtGAAAGGAGTCAGGCccatttgctgaggtttcaaagagctaaaaaagaaaagtatctTAATGAAAGTGCACTGCtgtcctgtgtgtctctcctcctcatcagGACGAAGGCGGACTCTGAACAGCGAAGAGATGGCCGTGTTTTACAAAAGCTTCCTGGACACAAACAGAATACGACATGCAAATTATAACAAGTGAGGtttttttgcagctgagtgTCTCCCACGGTGCTGCTGGGTGGGCGGGTGGGTGCGTCTCCCCGTGTGGGAGCTGTAAACCCACAgttatatatatactgtacctcgtgtgtgtgtgtgtgtgtgtgtgcgtagaGAACAAGAGCTTTCTGTGAATTAGCATTGCAAAGTGGCTGACTAGTTTCAAGGCTCCCCATAAAGAAAGATGTTttcagcccacacacacacacacacacacacacacacacacacacacacacacacacacacctctgcagctgctgtatgttttttttttgtttcgtttttgtttttttctgtgcgtGCTTTAAACTCTGCTTCTGATTTGTGTCAGAGTTATTCCTGATTTCATCTCAAATTAGAGtaaatcaaagaaatattttttttttttgtcaggaaaTACTGCTCTCTTGGTTCTGTCTGTTTAAAATCTTacttataaattaaataataatgattttttttaaatcaaattaattaattatatttaattacaaaaatgagCTTCTAACACAAATCTTTACTGTCCTGTGCTGTTTATCTGCAGTATATTTCATCTCACTCTTTTCAGTGTTGTTCATGTTTAAAGTTGGCAGTTATTGCAGCATCAAATGTGACCATGAGAATTAAAATTACATCTTTTAAATTACttcttattatgttttaaaaagccttttaaaaaaaattggcactgtgttattttatgcatgtcttttataatcattattgttgtcattAAGTATCGTATTCTTTTAATGTGTTACTCTATTTGTTTGGTTATATAACTCAGTGTAATCCTCtaggtagtagtagtagtagtagtagtagtagtagtagtagtagtagtataaaatgaaaaaggtcatcatccaataaaataaaaatctgatgcACAGTTACATTCACGTGACTGACTTTGATGAAAAAGTGTTGCTATTCTCTTAtcagttctgttttttgtgagtATTTTAGCTGTTGAGCTGCTTGCTGTGGAAGATATTTAGTCAGTTTGTATGATTGTATTTGACTTTAACAAACGTTCTCTAAATCTTGCATTCCCTCCTCCTCACTTTCAGGGAATGGTACCGACGTAACTTCACCATCACGTTGCTCATGGCCCGAGTCGCCCTAAAGAACATGTGGAGGACCATTTCTGAAAGACAAAACAGCAAGAAAGACAACACCCCTCCCACCTGATGAGAAATAAAATACTCACCTGCCTTCCCACTGTTGTTTTCCTGCGTCTTCTGTACTTCTGTAATTCACATTTGTTGCCATTTCTAAAGATTGAAAACTACCTCTCGTGTTTGATCTCTTTCTCAGttttgtcctctgtgtctgATGTGTGGTTGATTCGATCAAATCCGTCTGAGGCgctgaaatatatattttcagtgttCACAAAGAGATCTGCTGATGTGATTTGTTCAGTTTCTACTtctattttattacttttcgAAACAGTCTTCCCATCAGCAGGGTGTCCTCTCGAAACagcaattaaataaataagtctaTAAATCTATTTACACCTGCctgcactgcactgcaaaaACCCACTctcaacattttgatttatttgagaTACCAGATAAAGGCCATGCAGCTTGTGATCGAAACATTCGCAGGTAAACCAAAGCTATAACAACCCCGAAAACTGTGCAGAGGGTTTTGAACTTAACCTTGACGTAGTCACATGGCTCGATGTTTATCTATCTGTCTAGATAGCGGACAGCggaaaaaatgtacatttctgtctcttttatgTCACATTTCTCGCAGTGTGCACATGTTTGATCAGTCATTAATGCAATGCACCACTCAGAAAATTTGACCCATTCAAATCAcacaaactaaaagaaaaaatatttaataatcttAATAGGATATGTTGCAGCTTCTTGCAATGTATTAACTGATTAATTACATTTAGTATTAGTAAGTAATTAGTAAATGTATTAATATGTGTATAATGCTACAATGTGAAACACTAGCAGCCCATGTTAAGTGTTTAAGATGATAAATGAAATATGTGTATTAAGTTAGGTaggtaaagtgtgtaaaaaataaaaaaatgtgggcAATATTCTAGTATAACACTATTGGCTATGTTTTCAGAGTTTTATCCATTTATAAATATGTGTATTCTGCCAAAATGTGCAGCACAAAATCTATATTGAAAAATAAGATTTATATAATTTGCATCATATgttaaatataacatatttaacatatatatGTCTTTTTATTGATTAAGAGCACAGCAGTACAACAGCTTTTACAGTTAAATTATTTAGACACCTTTTTTCTGCTGTCCCAGCATGagcacatacacaaaacacagacacaatcaAAGCAaaccacacacaacaaagtgacaaaaacacacaaagggggAGAAATTTgcagcaagaaaataaaaggtttcCAGTAATATATTAATGGAATATTATGGATATTATGATTTAAGCATTTTATGGTTCATccttttttattgctatttaaaaCCTCTGACTGTCACTGctgcaagtattttttttttttttttaatttaatttattgcaatgagcaatttaacacaAGGTGCCCTGCAAAGTCTAAGAAACCAGGAAGAgattaccagaaaatgacctgtttatttgtttgttttaaagatagGATATCCATTATTCATGTTACAGGGGGGAAAttcacattataaaaaaaaaatgctaaaaaaatacaaatataaaaatatgaaaaacattagataataaaaaacaagatgcaaaaacTAGTAACATAACATTGCAAAGTGCCAAATCAAACTGTCTAGAAAAAGAGTATAGTAAAGAGTAGTaagagtatatatatatatatatatatatatatatatatatatatatgtatgtataccATTTGCACTTCATTTCAAAAGGAGACATTGAACTATTAGAATTATACCAAACAAACTGAGgcacattttgagaaaatattatagtaatatttacatttttaaaatcgtGCCATTGAAATATGTACCATGTTGTATATTAGCACTTTTTGTCAagctttttatttagtttttgtttgctttttaatcttttttgtgccaatttccaatcacattttattatttatttatttattctattttttaattcaaatttcgTGCTAAGTTTGAGTACTTTCTTGTAAAGTTGaccattgccttcttccaatgttttttcaaaaaacacgtttttaaTGCTCAGTCAATTTCTGAATATATAATggttaaatgaatgaatgaataaattaggataccaaaaataatattgcacAGTTGGTAATCTGAGTACTTCCTGCACTGATAACCAGTAGTTTAATGTTCACAGTTGAAGCTCTGAATAAATCTGGCGGCTCAGTTTGCGCCGCAGCTTCCCCTTTAATCCGGGCAGGGATGACATCATTACCGGGGAAGAGTGAGGGGGGCGCCGGGTAACGCCATTTTCACGCACCGcgcagtcagtcagtcatccAGCCAGTGGACCAGCGAGCTGTCATCCCCACCGGCGACTCGTCAACTTTTCATTCGGCCCCATGAAGCCGCCATCGAGTTAGTTTCACGGGCTCGTTCCTGCCATGGAACCGAGGGAGAACAGGCTTTTCCTGTATGGCTCCGactaaagtcagtgtttttgacagttaGGTGGCTAGCTATGTAGCTAGCTGGTCATCATTAACGGCGGTTGATGCAGTGAAACCTCAGTCGGCAGAACATATCCCAGCCGGACACAGTTTGGATATTGTCTTTTAttacttatatatttttacaattttcagCAAGAGTTGCCTGTCAAAGGAACAACGCCTTCATTGACAAAAAGTCGTGATTTAGACGGTAACAAGGCGAGAAAAACGGACGTTACAGTGAAGCTACATTGGCAACGGATGTCCTAGAGAACGGTAAGGATGGCTCCGTGTATTTCTTGGAATCGAATTAGCCAATTAATCActttccttgattttttaaaatgatgttttcgAGTGTCATCGTTTCAAACAGCAAgcagtttaattatttttaatttttatatgttttaaagaTAAACCTCCTTCAATGTGTGGTCCGTGTTTACGTTAATTGCAGGAATTAGACGCCTTAAGCACATTAACTGTCACTGGGAGTGCTAGCTGAGGGTTAGCACTGTGACAGGAGGCTAACTGGTTCTTCAGGTTAATCCATTTTTAAGACGGGTAGCTGGGACAAAGAGGAGGAACTACACGGCCACGGGCTTGAAAGCATGCCGGGGTAGGATGCACTTGTTGGGCCACTGCAGCAGCCGAAACTCTGGCTGTTTGTCATGTGATATTGTTGGATGTCCCTTTCATTGATATTCAGAGCGGTGTTTGAGGGCTGTGAAAGCTGCCTGTGTTGAGGAGACAGCTTCCGAGGGACAGTGGATCTCAGTGTGGGACACACAGCTGggcagtggtgaaatgtaacaaaatatatgtactcaaatacaaatttgaggtacttgtaatTTACTTGAGGATTTTCCTCACGTTACTTTATGTTTTTACCCCACTACATGTCAGAGGgcaatattgtactttttacttcactatatCTATTTGAACGTTTtggttactttacaaattatgatttttgcaGCATAAGAGTTTAGACATATATAATGTTTtggaataaattaaattaccaaacagtttatacaagtacagctgtaTAAAGGATTAGTGTGCAAACACTTacgttt harbors:
- the LOC121953819 gene encoding cytochrome c oxidase assembly factor 8 — protein: MTSKTAAAAGCLTWRVFSPFSLRAACSSPAVNSRQCSSKLATQQDKKPKRSPLRPAASSTHDWIGPPNPLSNLRPIVYRVPENESELEKRLRHLRQETEDWNHDFWTKQNISFSKEKEAFIISQLKAKGLTVRDEQGRRRTLNSEEMAVFYKSFLDTNRIRHANYNKEWYRRNFTITLLMARVALKNMWRTISERQNSKKDNTPPT